The DNA sequence agtatttttttttctttttaagattttttattttattttatttgacagagggagagatcacaagtaggcagagaggcaggcgggggtggggtggggtggggaagcaggctccctgctgagcagagagcccgatgtggggctcgatcccaggaccctgagatcatgacctgagcggaaggcagaggcttaacccactgagccacccaggtgccctaaataaataaaatctttggggggaaaaaaagaaacttagacGTAAACTGAGAAAGTATATAATTTGAAGCTGAAGAATGGTGTCCTATtgatgtacctttttttttttttaaagatttactttttgatttgccagagagaaagagagcacaggcagagggagcagcaggctcccctgtgagcagggagcctgatgcaggatttgatcccaggaccctgggatcatggcctgagctggaagcagacagttaactgactgagccacccagatgtcccttttGGTATACTTTCATCAGAGTAGACTAGGATGTGGGGTGGCAGCTAACAGCACCAACATCTCAGTGACTTCAcctcaagatttcttttttatactgCCATGTCCAGTGCCAGCCTGTAGGAGTCAGTGTAAGCAGAGTCGCTCAGGGACTCAGGCTGCAGGCCCTAGCACATGTGGAGAGCACATGGCCTTCGagacagctgatgtcagagaagaGAGCCTACGAATGACATAGAGGCTTTTCAGTTTTCACCTGGAAATGGCATCATTTCTGCTGTCTGATGAGACAGAACTCACCCTGGGACCCATCCTGGTTGCCTGGGGGCTGCCAGGAAATGTAGGAGAGTAAGTGGAATGTTTTGTGAGGATTATTATCTCTGTTACAGTCTCATTCCAGTGACATGGTGAAGGTGGCAGGCAGATCAGGTGAGACTCACTTCACTGAGTGGAAGCTTAGAATTAGTGAGCCTTACGTAGGACACAGCTTGAGTATGACTTAGATAATAAACTGTGGGAAGAAAAATAGTAGTTCCGAACTTAGGGAACCAGCTCCTTCTCAGTTGTTTAAGTTTAGGGGGTTGGATCTTACCATTATGCTccatttaataaaacattttcatgtgGTAGGGCCCTGTCTATAGGATTTCTCacttgaaaatacagaaataactTGAGGTAAAAAACCATTTTGTGAGGAGGAGACAGTACtccttttgctattttaaaattactgttttcaggggcgcctgggtggctcagtgggttaagcctctgccttcagctcaggtcatgatctcagggtctctgggatcgagccccgtatcgggctctctgcttggcagggagcctgcttcctcccctctctggctgctgctctgcctacttgtaatctctctctctctctctctctatctgtaaaaaaaaaagaaaaaaaaaatttaaaattactgttttcaAAGTACTAAATTGTGATGCTGTGTATATTATAATGAAAGAATTTGGGGgctcttttgttctgttttattttaaaattgtatttttaagtaatctctacgcccaacatggggctcaaactcaagagtgtgagatcaagagttacatgcactgactgatccagccaggtgcccctgtaagaaTTTGTTCTAAAAATACTGAtacttctaggggcgcctgggtggctcagtgggttaaagcctctgccttctcaggtcatgatcccagggtcctgggatcgagccccacatcaggctttctgcccagtggggagcctgcttccctcctctctctctctctctgcctgcctctctgcccacttgtgatctctgtctgtcaaataaataaataaaatctttaaaaaacaaatactgaaacTTCTAGTAGTATTAAACCTTATTACAGTTTAAGATAGGTATTGGTTGCCTGGGCCACTCAGTTGGTTGcaccactgcctttggctcagatcgtgatgcCGGAATcgcaggatcaagtcccacatcaggctcccagctctgcggggagtctgcttctccctctgaccttctcctctctcatctctcactctctcaataaataaatgaaatctttaaaaaaaaaagtatatttttatgctGTGGCACAGATGGACATATCAGAATTTAAATGAACAGTCCGTTGAACTTACTGGTTAACAAATTTTTTTAGTTACATTTTATCCAAAAATTACTGCATTCTCTGTAAATGGGGATTATTATAGTGGGGAACTGACTAAGGTGAGGTGAATAAGGAGTGTTTACTGATAGGTGTATAGAGGATTTGGTGAACTGAAGTTACTAAAATTTTTATCTGTTTCAGAAAAGATTGTAAATGAACTCAGTTATGGTTTGCAATTCTGTTGCGCATCTTGAACACACTCCCATCTCTTGCGGCCTATACGATATAGACGATTAGCGTTGGATAATTTGTACTTAATGCCCTAAACTTCTCAACGCACCTTCACGTAGATTAGGTCATTTGTTCTCACAGCAGCCCCACGGAGAGTAGgtaatgttcttttctttctttctctttcttccttctttctttctttccttccttctttctttctttccttctttctttctttccagtaaggaaattgaagctctCGGAGGTTAAGCAATGTGATCACTTGTCAGTAGCAGAGctggggctagaaagagccagaTCCCCTTCCCTTCAGTTGATGCTCTAATCTACAGTGTATCCTGCAAGTCAGCAAATTGCAGAAGATAGGACAAAAATGTCTTCTGTTTTTTAGGTTCCTACTGCTTGATGGGCACTGCCAGATGTAACATTTAAAGTCCTGTCTTTGCTTTAAGATTGAGGCAGTCCTCAGACTTAAGGTGTTTTTCCAAATACTGTGGGGAAAAACCAGATTTGGTCAAAACCAGACAATTCTCGAAAGAAGTTAAGGAAGTGTATTTAGCATAAGCTTCTAAAGAAATAGTTCTCCAGCAGCATGCATGTGATGGGGAGGCAGATCAGACTCGCCGGGACAGGGAGGCTGGAGTCTGCGGTCCCTTAGCAGCGCTGCCAGACACGTCACTTGCCTTCTCTGAACCTCCACTTCTTCACCTccagaaagaggggaagggatTGCTGTGAACATATCTGCTCTTCAGGACTGTTGGGAAAATTAATTGGCAAAAAAATTAGCAAGGGACTTAGCCGTCTGAGTGCTCATGTTCAGTACGGCGGAGGGCGTTCGCAAGTACACGTTTCGTATTTACATATGATTCTCGCCCGACGGGTTGGGAAGAGGTTTACACATGCATTTCCAGGGCCCTGAAGCCtgacacttgctttctctctctgctctcgcTCACTCCTGTTCTAGGGAACGACCATGGATAAAAGTGAGCTGGTACAGAAGGCCAAACTTGCCGAGCAGGCGGAGCGCTATGACGACATGGCCGCAGCCATGAAGGCGGTCACGGAACAGGGGCACGAACTCTCCAACGAGGAGAGAAATCTGCTCTCTGTCGCCTACAAGAACGTGGTGGGCGCCCGCCGCTCCTCCTGGCGCGTCATCTCCAGCATTGAGCAGAAAACAGAGAGGAATGAGAAGAAGCAGCAGATGGGCAAAGAATACCGGGAGAAGATCGAGGCCGAGCTGCAGGACATCTGCAATGACGTGCTGGTAAGAGGCCGGGGTTTCGGTTTCAAACGACGATTTGCGAACAGTATCAATGTGACGTTCAAACGCAAACTCTCACACGGCTCCTGAGAGAAAGGTGTCGGAATATGCTGGAAAGCTGCACTCAGTCGGAGTTGATTTTTAAGCCTGTGATGTGATGTGATTTTCCTCACCTCCTGTTTGATCAGAGGTTGCTCATCACGAATGGGgtgtttttcctctcccttcacaAAGACCTGTGACAAACAGGAGcatccctccctcttttctttagAAATTCAGTCCACACTGGCAGGATCTCAGGTAGGTGCCGCCGCAGATGGGCTGTTCTGTGTCTGAGCGGTGATGTCACCTCCAGCCGGGGAGGTGGGAGCCAGAAGCCCCGCTCTCAGTCCCCCCCTCCCAGTCCTGGCCACACAGCGTAAGGTCCTGAAAGTTAGCCACATCTGTCCGTTGGGCCTGTGTCCAAAGCCAAATCAAAAATGGTTTGGGGATTGTCCTCTCCTGGGTTTTATATAAGCCTTAGTCAGATGACTGAGTCATAACTATTCTGCTCTGGCCACAGTCTGGGGTTGGACGGGAGGGGTGTGTATCCTAGAGCAAATCATGATCATATTGTCTTTCCCTCACATCCTGAGCCCACTgggaactttctttttcttccaggtGAAATCAGGTAAAAATGAACGGTGAGGGCTGCTTTGAAGGGAAAAGGAATTCACACTTGTGGATCTACCTCCTCCCCTGCTGGCTGCCTCTCCGAGTTACTGCCCATGACACCTTTCTTTTGAAAACCAGTACAAAGCTTGTCAGCCATCAGGCAGTATTCCTCCTCCCTAACCCATAAGGAATTACACCCTGGCTGTCTGCAGAGAGTATTAAAATGACTACCGCCCCTTGCATCTTCTCACAACGATTGATTAAGTCCCCTTACAACTAAGCTTTTGCATTGAGCTGCTCTTGTTAGATTCATGGTGTAAGAGTGTCATGGCTAAATTTGTTGCCTGTTGGTGATTTGGGGGTTTGTTAATGGTGCACTAATTCCTGAATGTTAGGTACATCTGGTATTCAGATGAAGTATGGCATGCATTCCAAGGGCAAGAAAATTCCATAATTCCTGAAATGTAGACCAGCTTTTAAGAGCATCtgaaagaatgtgaagaaaagcaTGGTACTTACTGCCTCTTAACCAGTTTTTCAGGATGCCACATTCTAAAACAACTCTTCGAAAATATTGCTCTGTATACGAAGCTTGGACTCCTTCAGAACTGCTTTTGTTGTAAGCATAAATGTTTAAAGGAATTTATTCTTAATAATAGTATTAGCTACTTTTTGAGTACTTACTGCGTGCCAGGCATCGTGGTAAGCACTTTATGTACTCTAGCTCATTTGTCCTCATACCCTAGAAGATGGCTATTGTGCTTCCCCATTATATagctgggaaaactgaggctcaggatgCTTAGAAATCATTTGTCCAGGGGCACAGATGGTAAGCAGCAGAGGAGGGACTTCTACCCAGGTCTGATTGATTTTCAACTTAGTTTTTGGCAGTTTTGCTCTGTTATTCACCTTTTTCCTCCCAAaagggaaagatttttttctttttttaaattacagaagtAATACaggttcattgtttttttttttaaaaagggggggtgaCCAGGTAGAAGAGTATAAATCAGAAAGTAAAAATCATTTCTAATCCTGTCATGTAGAGAATCATTATTAACATACtgataaatatttctcaagaGTTTTTCccttatgtgtttgtgtgtacacgTACATAGTTTAATATTAAAATAGGATTCATGTGGTACTTATGATCTTTTTGTTTCACTCAGACTTCTTTTGAGAATCTTTCTGTGTTACTGGTGTAGTTCTGCATCATCATTTTTAAGGCCTTACGTGGCATCCCATTGTATGGCTGTACTTTAATCAACCCCTTATGGATGGTCAAAAGTGATTTTTAACCGAAGAATACAGGCATGTGCTGTTAGGACCTGGGCTAAAAACCACTTAAAAGCTTTGGAtgcaaattatgttttttttaatcgTCAAAATTATTTAGAAGTGGTAGTGTGTCTTGAATCTCAAACATAGTTTTAACATCTTGTCAGTAATATTTACAGATTCTTAACAGAATGTGAATCATTTTTTAGGAGCTGTTGGACAAATACCTTATTCCCAATGCTACACAACCAGAAAGCAAGGTGTTCTACTTGAAAATGAAAGGCGATTATTTTAGATACCTTTCTGAGGTGGCATCTGGAGATAATAAACAAagtaagtaactttttttttttttttaaggaatttgacCAATAGTGGAGCCAATCCTCCTCCTCAGTAATTTTAAACAGTTTTTCACTTTGTTTACCATAGACACGAACATCACGGTACTGAGAATCTAAAAGACCACTAAAATTATGCTGACCTGTGATGAGCAGGTCAGCATAATGGGGGTTGACAAATCAGTGTATCTAAGGGGAAAGTGCAGAGGACATTAAGAGTGTGATGTAGTAGTccatttaaagaaatctttttcttaaaaaaaaacaaaaccttgcgGGTTATTTGGTATCTGTTCTTAGAAGTAAAACTTGAAGATGTCTAATGGTATAAAACCACCATAGTAAATAGTGTTTCGTTTGTTTTATCACATATGTGTTTTGTGATGTTGAGAACTACAGCTCTGCTTTACTAAGTACCTATTATATGCCAAGTATTTTAGAGTCTCATTTATTCCTTGTACAACTCTAGGAGTTCCGGTGGGGATCTGCCTGTTACtctgatgaggaaactaaggctcacaGAAGTTTTCATTTACTCCAGGCCCCACATTTAGAGAGTAAGAGTTGGGAGTTCAGGTTTGAGTCTGCTGACTCTATAAAGTCCATAATTCCTCTACTGGGGCATATTGTTTCCCATGTTCTGTCTCGTTAAAGGTTATTTCTGCTTTCTCCCAAAGCATTTAATGTGGTATTTGGCTTAGAGTAAATGTGTAACAAATGGTTGTTAATCAGATGGTGAAGACGCTGACCCCTTGCTTGGTCGCTCCTCATTCCTGCTCGGTGGGGTGAAGTAACTGGATGGGGGTCCGGCATGTGATGCACCTCGGAGAGAACCTCGCCTTTAATGTTCTTCTCTTTCTCGTAGCCACTGTGTCGAACTCCCAGCAGGCTTACCAGGAAGCATTTGAAATTAGTAAGAAAGAAATGCAGCCTACACACCCAATTCGACTTGGCCTGGCACTGAATTTCTCAGTCTTCTACTATGAGATTCTAAACTCTCCTGAAAAGGCTTGCAGCCTGGCAAAAACGGTGAGAAAGTCCCTGTGTGGTTTCTGATTGTAGTATAacactgcgtgtgtgtgtgtctgtgtgtacatgtacacataCTTCTTTTTATTGCCTGAAGTAACAACTCACTGTGCTAGTCCTTCTGAAGATGTTCTGGAGATAGGAGTAGATCTTATGTGACATAAATACAGACCTGTCACTTCTTGATTTCTTCTCAACACCTCCCGCTGATTTTTGTTTTCGTTGTGTAATTATTGACTTGTGCGGGTGGTTATAGAAAATTCAGGGGGAAGGTAGTGTGTTGTTCCTTGTCAGACTTTGGGCTCTGTCAGCCTCTGTTATGTATTATATTCCTTGTACCAAGATTTGAAGTTACAGCTGTGTTTATGAAAGAAAGCAGACCAGGTTTTCTTTGTGTGCTGGGCTACCTCTTGTCTTCTGTTAGTAACTCAGCCGccttttctacatattttttagTCTTTCAACATGCACActgttacttaaaatttttttttaatttggaaaaagtacatgaaatgaattatttaagGTCCATCACTGAATTGAATCACATTTAGTGGTGTGAACGTCTGTTCTCCCTTTATTCCTTGTATCGGATTTTTTGAGTTTtagtaaaggaaggaaaggattaCTTGCATTTAGGTTTGGCAACTAAAAAataatatgggggcgcctgggtggctcagtgggttaaagcctctaccttcggctcaggtcatgatcccagggtcctgggattgagccccacatcaggctctctgctcagtggggagcctgcttcccttcctctctctgcccagttgtgatctctttcaaataaattaagtaaaatctttaaaaaataataataataggggcacctgggtggctcagtgggttaaagcctctgcctttggctcgggtcgtggtcccagggtcctgggattgagccctacatcgggctctctgctccgcggggagcctgcttcctcctccctttctctctctctctctctctgcctacgtgtgatctctgtctgtcaagtaaataaataaaatctttaaaaaataataataataatatggttTTATGCTGGGTTGACAGTAATACCTGCTGCGTTACCACACGCGTTACCAGTTCTATGAGGATTTTTTGTCATTGTTGGATGGTGCCTTATAACCATGCATTATCTGTTTGCGGAAACAACTAGCAAACAAGGTCATTAATAATAGCCTCAGCTCCCCTAAAGCACTGTACAGGAAAAGAAAGTATATGCATTtgttaacaggaaaaaaattaggcTAAACTAGCTCCAGAGAACCTGTGACAACTCTGCTAATGGTTCTTTGTTGCAGGCATTCGATGAAGCGATTGCtgagttggatacgctgaacgaggAGTCTTACAAAGATAGCACCCTGATCATGCAGCTGCTTAGGGACAATCTCACTGTAAGTACTGCTGGTTAATGACCCTGCTCTTGGAGGGCTTAGAGTCTTGTTCCTATCACTGACCGAAGAGTTCTCTGTTGCCCAAGACTTGAGGGGATTTGTACCCTGTAAGTAGAGTGAGACGTACTAAATTGTTAAATTGGTTGTAAATGACTGCTAAAGTTTTGGCCTCTGCAGTCCTCACAGTCTGCAGTAATACAGTGAGAATTTGAAGCAGTTAAGTGAGATAAGTTGGTCCAGACTGGGCCTACCTCCCTGAGTGAATTTTAGGAGCCTTGTTTTGATTAgagctctgtttttctcttgcagCTGTGGACGTCGGAAAACCAGGGAGATGAAGGAGatgctggggagggagagaactAATGTCTGTTGTGCTTCGTGATCTGTTCAGTGTCACTCTGTACCCTCCACATACATCCCTTTGtgcgataaaaaaaaaaaaaaaaaaaaaagtcgtacGTCGACTTTCAATTTTTCACAGCCTCAGCCTAGCAAAATGGTCCATGGGATAAACAGCTGGTGTGTGTATCTAAAACTCAGATTGGTCACATAAATGCCACGGCATTCTGAAGTTTTGATTTTGATTAACATTGACAGGATTACTGtgtgctgaatttttttttaaactgaacaCTGTGATTATGGGGTTTTGTAACTTAGCAGAACTCTTACTGGTAGAAAAACTAGACCTAAATTATGTGTAACTTTTTGGAAAGTTCAAACTGATGATCAAACTAGTCACGGAAATAACAGTTCCATTGTAAAGTTGTACAGAAAGTTAGAGAGATTATATTGTGACGCTGGGACGCAGAGTGAGACCCCTGTCCTATGACAGCAACTCACAGTAGTTCTGCCTATTTGGGGGGGATTACAGACACTTGGCCAGTTTGAGCTGTTGCCACTCAAAAGTCCATGACTGTAGATGTCCACAGTGTCTTCCTCTCCGTAAACTCGAAGCCTAAAATGGAAACTCTTTGTGGCAGATAATTGGGTTTTGACACCGTGGAAAGGCCCAGTGCTCCTAGACCACGTGACTAACACCCCTTTCCCCCAGCCATCTTACTGATTCGCAACTTGGGCTCCAGTAGTTGAATCTGTTTTCCTTGTAACCAAGACCTAAAGAAGAGAAAAGCCGTGTATCTTATGAATGGCCTTATCTGTTTCCTGGGTAATACATTTCAGAGTCATGTTCTACAGAGATTGCCTTTCACTTAAGGAGTACTCAAATCTTTGGGTGCTTCCTAGCTTGGggcttttaaattttgaaatcgAGACATTCTTCCCACTGTCCTTTTTGACTGTTGACCTtggtttttcctttccctcttgaAGTTTCTGTCCtgcttctttacatttttttccttttcagttctgTTGTTGTCTTCTGTTCGTTGTCAAACACCGTATGGGCAGGGCCGGGGCCTGGAGGGGGTGAGTGAAGATGGCAAGCACTTTGGTCCGCAGGCCTCACTTCAGGGGAGTTGAGAAGAGCCAGCACATAGCTCTGGCTTCCTCTGATTTCTCAGCACGCTCGTTGCTCTTCAGTCAGACCGAGATCTGAgtcaaaaaagtgtttttaaataccCATGATTTCTCCCTGTGTTGCAGCCAGCCCTGATAATGCTTGTTAGTACCTGTCACCAGATCTCCCAAGTGTGCTTCTCCAGCCAAGTTCACAGACCTGTTTGCACAAGACCCTGTAATGCAGGGAAGTTGCATGAACACCACAGTGGGGAGAGTCCAGAATAGCCAGGCCTACCAGTCTCACAGTACCCCCTCTCCCTTGAACATTCCATGTAGCTGTAGTGTCCGCCTGTTTGTCCATCTgctgaaatgagaaaagaaacttTCATGCACtgatttaaaaccaaaaaaaaaggaaaaaaagaaaaaagaaaaaaaaaaaacaaaacaaaaaacccctcccccctttctaGCTGAACAAAAATGTGCAGTTAATACTTGGCGCTTGAAAATGCAGTAGTGAACGTGGAACGAGCCTGTCTGTATATCTGGTAGCTCTTTCTTGCTTCGTTTTTCCTTACCAGTATTCTGCCTCACGTTTGCTTCTGTGACGGTTATATTGCCTAGCAAGCACTCCTGTGGTTGTGAAAATAgtatagcaaaaagaaaaatccccGGTTATTGATGTACTAGATTTGTGTATGTCTTTTAAACAGTTCTAGTTTCCACCTTAACACGGAATAATCAGGAAAAGTGTAAAAAttcaaaagtgaaataaaaaattttatcagTTGCCTGTGAACTGATGTATGGCGCCATCTCTCTCACTACCAGAACTAGCTACCTCTTCTGGTCACACTCACTTGTAGCTCTGCTCTAAAGGTAGGGAACATCTTTATTTCACCCTGTTTAGAACCAGAAGTCGGGGTGTTGTTAAGGGAGAGAAATTACCATTAATAAACAGCCACTCTCCACCTATTGTGGGACGCTTCTCCACCCTCCACGACAAACCATCCATATGTTAGGTCCTCTTTTGTAGCTTCTAAGATTTGCTGTGAACAGTCATGTTACATCCCATTCAAAAAACacacaactctttttttaaacccTGAGATGTAGCGAAGCCTGTGAGAGATGCTTGCGTAAGGCTTGGTCATCCCCAGGGTTCTACCAGACTGTCCTCTGCCCTAACACTTTCTGAGAGCCTGCAGCACTGTTTCCTCATGGCATTTGCCCCCTTTCCTGAAAACTTCCACACTCCCataaggagagggaagaaatgagGGTATTTTTCAGCCCAAGATTACTCCTGTAATCTTGTCCTGTGCCAGCTTGCTACGGTGGTGCACAACCAGACTCGTTCAGAGCTCTCCTGCCTGCCAAAACCACACTCAAGCAAAGATCGGTGGGAACCAGGAGAGTCCCTGTGAGGGGCAAGGGTAAATATGGCCCACAGATCATCGGAATTTTCTCTTAAATGCCCCCACACCACGGGTAGGTTGAGGCGGCAAGCACAGCTTGAGGCCACTGTCTCGGCCTTGTACTGTCAGGTGCCTCCTGTCCCCATAGAGTAACAGTGAAGCTTCCCGATGGAATGCTGGTGAAAGGGCTtagtcaaaagaaagctggggtggggtggggatgtcctctcaggtcatgatctcagagttgtgggatcgagccctgcactgggctgcaCAGTGTGGATCCTGCTTAGGATTCTCACTCCTCCCACCACTCTCAAAACAAAATGGTGGGCCAGGAATATCCGGGAAAAGATGTTGGTGATAAGAGAGTCAGTGTCAAGGAAGGCCTTGGTCACAAATTCTCAAGTGGAGCCTTCAGTCCCAGGTCATAAGGTCGATCCCAGAGCGGGTGCTGGATTCCAGCTATCTTGAAAAGACGATTTCCAGGGGGAAGGTGCACAAGCTTTGAAAGTGGGTGTCTGGCCCGGGATTCTCCTCGTCTGTGAGACGCACAGAATTGCATCGGGTCCCTTACAATCCCTGAGAAGAGCGCCGTCGGGGAATGGTCTCTGGGAAATGGACCCAGAGACCCAGAAGGCAATGACCTTCGGGACTGGAACAAGCCCGGGTTGGGCTCTGACCCACGTCCCCGCAGCCCGACCCGCGTCCCCGCAGCCCGACCCCACGCCTGGTGGAGAGCGTGCCCCGCCTACGGAGGCGGGGTCCCAGAGGCCTCACCTGGGGCTGTTGGAGCGCTGAGGGGCTCCAGGTGGgacgcggggcggggcggggcgggggctaAAGGGAGGGGCGGCCGCTCGGAGGAGAGGCCCAACGTGGCGCCTCGCCCAACGCCATGAACGCCAGCGGCCCGGGCTACCCGCTCGCCTCGCTCTACGTGGGCGACCTGCACCCCGACGTGACAGAAGCCATGCTGTATGAGAAGTTCTCGCCCGCCGGCCCCATCCTGTCCATCCGCGTGTGCCGCGACGTGGCCACCCGCCGCTCGCTGGGCTATGCCTACATCAACTTCCAGCAGCCGGCCGACGGTGAGCCCCCGGGGGAGTGGGGACAGACGCACAGACGTCGGGGCCGAC is a window from the Meles meles chromosome 16, mMelMel3.1 paternal haplotype, whole genome shotgun sequence genome containing:
- the YWHAB gene encoding 14-3-3 protein beta/alpha, whose product is MDKSELVQKAKLAEQAERYDDMAAAMKAVTEQGHELSNEERNLLSVAYKNVVGARRSSWRVISSIEQKTERNEKKQQMGKEYREKIEAELQDICNDVLELLDKYLIPNATQPESKVFYLKMKGDYFRYLSEVASGDNKQTTVSNSQQAYQEAFEISKKEMQPTHPIRLGLALNFSVFYYEILNSPEKACSLAKTAFDEAIAELDTLNEESYKDSTLIMQLLRDNLTLWTSENQGDEGDAGEGEN